GGATCAACCAAAAGATTTATCTCATTTCTCAATACCATCCACAACATTTTCCGATGTTGAAAATTAAAGTACCAAACCAAGAACTGCGACCTCACATTAAGGATTCGGCTGTTACCAATGAAAAAAACGTAATAGACTACAGTGATATTCAATATTTTCCTGGTTCGAATGAAACGAATTTCTTAACTGTCACAGTAATCGATATTCATGATAAAAATGAACCTGCTAAAAATTCCACCTTACTTGGTGGAGGAAATCAAATTTACATGACAAACAGCAATTTATACATTGCAGTTCATTCTTATCCAAAAGTTACTGAAACGCGAACAAGAGAAATAGCAGGACCCAGTACGCTTATATATAAATTTTCAATAAATGATGACACCATCAAATTTATTGGTTCTACTGAAGTGGAGGGTTCAATAATCAACCAGTTTTCGATGGATGAACATGATGGGAATTTTCGAATCGCAACTACTACTCGTTTTTCACGGAATGGAAGAGGACCTTCTGCAAATCATTTGTTCATATTTAATGATTCTTTAAAATTAATTGGCAGTGTGAAAGGTCTAGCAGAAGGTGAACGTATTTATTCTGCTCGTTTCATGGGTGATCGCATCTATATTGTAACGTTTAAAGAGATTGATCCATTGTTTGTCATTGACGCTAGTAATCCCCGTAATCCGGTAGTAAAAGGTGAACTCAAAATCCCTGGATTCAGTAACTACCTCCATCCATACGATGAAAATCACTTAATAGGATTCGGACAACATACTGAATTAATTGACAACAAGCATGGTGAACCTTTTGTTCAAACAAATGGAATCAAAATATCTATGTTTGATGTAACCGATATGGAAAACCCGAAAGAAAAATTCACAGAAATTATAGAAGGTAGGGGAACTTTTTCGCCTCTTAACTATGACCACAAGGCTTTATTATTTAATAAGAATAAAAACCTTTTTGCTTTTCCTGTACAGATTTATCAATCGAACAATTATGGAACAAATGAATTTGAATTCCAAGGTGCGCTTGTATATAACCTTTCATTAGAAAGAGGATTTCATTTAAAAAGAAAAATTTCCCACTCAACGAAAGATCAGGATTACCGATCATATACGGATGATGAAATCAGAAGACTTGTCTATATCAACGATACGTTATACACAGTTTCTAATCATAAAATAACAGCTCATGAAATGGGGTCATATCAAAAAATCAGTGAGATTAAAATACATTGAGGTATTGATATCTGAACCTTCACACTTCACAAAATGGAAGAATACCTTTATCATATGCTTATCATTCATATGTGAGAGGTTGGAATTAAAAATGAATCATCTCCAAACAATTCCCAGACCGCTAGTAAGAACAAATCAATGGTTCATCTTATTATCAGTTGTCGCTTCTTGGGTCTCAGGTCAAGTGTGGATATTAGTAATACCATTTATTGTTGGACTGTCAAGCTTGGTTTTTAACATAAACCCTGTGATGAAGGTGGCAAGGCTCTTTCTAACGGATCATCCTTCAAGGTACGTCCAAGAAGATAAAGACCAACAACAATTTAATCAATGGATTGCAACCATCCTATTGACCATTGCTTTAATCAGTGGATTCCTAGGTGCTATGACAATTTATTTTGTCTCTAGTATATTTGTTGCTACAGCATCATTTATTGCTATTCTTGGATTTTGTATCGGATGCTTTATCAGGTATCAATGGAATCAATATCGATTCAAAAGATCACAATAAAATTGCATAATAAAATAAATACCAAGAAGATTGGCCAAAGTGAATTTATGTCAATCTTCTTTTTTTTATGTAAAATGAAAATTGATATATATTATTGGAGGTGGTTTCATGACATTTGAAGTGAAAGAAGCAATAGAACTATTAGAACGAACCCCTAATACATTAGATGTCATGTTAAAAGGACTATCAGAACAATGGATTCATTGTAATGAGGGAGAGGAAACTTGGAGTGCTTTTGATGTGGTTGGTCATCTCATTGACGGTGAGCGAAATGATTGGATAAAGAGGGTGGAAATTATCTGTTCAAATGATGCCCTTAAAGAATTCAAACCCTTCGATCGATTTGAACACCTAGAGCGGAACCGTCATCGGTCGCTTGAGGAATTATTAGTAGAATTTAATCAATTAAGAAAAGAGAACTTGGCACAGCTTAAATCAAAGATGAGTGAATTCAATCTGGATTGGACGGGTGTTCACCCAGCATTTGGCCAAGTAACGTTGCGACAGTTACTATCAACATGGGTCGTACATGATCTGAACCATATCTCTCAGATTGCACGTGTCATGGCTCATCGGTATAAGCATGATGTTGGACCATGGCAAGCATATTTGCGTGTTTTAAAATAGAATCCAGACACAGCCGGGAATCGTAGTAAAACCCGATTTCATTACCCGCAAGACGTGTTCACACACGATACCGCTCCAGTTAAGGTCTAATCAATGGTTTATCTAGAAAACTGAGCATTTATCTAGAAAAAATCAATATTATCTAGAAAAACGTGAGTTTATCTCAAAAAAAGCCCTTATTACTCATTAAGATCCAACAATGAATGTGAGTCGTAGGTCCTGAATCATTTCTCCAAGGGCCTACAATCCATTTACCTCCTAAAACCTAACATGATCCTCAATATTTCTTGCTTTCTATCTACTTTTTTTAAAAAAATCATAATTAATCCCTTGAATAATAATGAATTAAATTGTTGTTATATTAGGATTTTTCGCGTTAAATCAACGTGCAAAATGCAATAATATGCAGAAAATTGTTGCAAAGCTGAAAAATTGTAATTATAATTATGTTTAAGTTAAAAATTCAGAAAAAACAAAAAATGGGTAAAGGGGCTAGGTATTGTGTTAGAAACCATTGTAGGATTTTTGAATCAGTATTTATGGGGGTATGTCCTCATCGCAGGATTGCTCGGAATTGGATTGTACTTTAGTTTCGCAACGAGGTTTGTCCAGTTCAGATATCTTGGTGAAATGACTAGGGTATTATTTGAAAAATCTACAATAACAGACGGAAAAAGCATCTCATCTTTTAAGTCGTTCTGTATTGGGGCAGCAACACGTATTGGTACAGGTAACTTAGCGGGGGTTGCGGTTGCAATCGGGCTTGGTGGACCTGGGGCGGTATTTTGGATGTGGATTGTTGCACTATTAGGTGGAGCAACAAGCTTTATCGAAAGTACTTTGGCTCAAGTGTACAAAATCAAAGACAAATCAGCTTTCCGTGGTGGACCTGCATATTACATTCAAAAAGGTCTAGGAAAAAGATGGTTAGGAATTATTTTTGCTGTATTAATTGCCTTAACATTCGGACTTATTTTTAATTCAGTACAAAGTAACACGATTTCAGCAGCATATGAAAATGCATTCAATCTTAATGGAACTATGATTGGAATTATCATCACTGTTCTTACAGGGCTAGTTATTTTCGGAGGGGTACACCGAATTGCAAACGTATCTGCGGTAGTTGTACCAATCATGGCCGTTCTGTATATCATCCTTGCAATTGTTGTATTAGTGCTTAATGTTGGACAAATTCCAGCAATGTTTGCACTAATCGTAAAGAGTGCATTCGGTTTTGAACAAGCAATCGGTGGTGGAATTGGTGCCGCAATTATGAATGGTGTAAAACGAGGACTCTTCTCAAACGAAGCTGGTATGGGTAGTGCCCCAAACGCTGCAGCTACAGCAAGTGTTTCCCATCCTGCTAAACAAGGATTCATTCAAACACTCGGAGTATTCTTGGATACACTAATTGTTTGTTCGGCAACAGCGTTCATCATTTTGATGTCAGGCTTATACAAAACAGGAGAAGTAGCAGGAATTCAGTTGCTACAAGATTCACTTGGTGACCATGTCGGTAATGCAGCTACAATATTTATCGCAGTTGCAATCTTCTTATTCGCATTTAGTTCAATTATCGGAAGTTACTATTATGGTGAAACGAATATTGAGTTCATTAAAGAAAGTAAACCTGCTATTTTCACATACCGTTTAGCAACAATGGCTATGGTTATGGTCGGTGCGATCTTACCATTATCATTCGTTTGGACGCTAGCAGACTTATTCATGGCGTTGATGACATTGATTAACTTAATTGCTATTGGACTTCTTGGAAAAGTTGCATTCAAAGTACTCAAAGATTATGAGATGCAGCGAAAAGAAGGAAAGGACCCAGTATTTGACCCTGAGAAACTCGGTATTGAAAATACTGAATGTTGGGGAGCTGAAACTAGAAGTAAGAAAGACATCGCCGGTTAAGAATAAATAACAATTTGAAAGCAGGATTTCCTAGCCTAAGGAAATCCTGCTTTTTTATGTGTGAAAAAATGAGAGGATTCATTCTTTTAAGAGAACCGTATGAAACTCGTTCTTTCTTAGTGTGATCACTAAACAGGTTTTCTTGTCGAATGGTAAGAAGTTTGCACGAAGGGGTTCCATAATTCCTCATCACACCTCATACTATTGAACAAGTACTCACTAATTCTTCTTGTACTGAGTTAATTCTACATACGGAGGGAGCTTACATGTTGAATAATGAACCTAAGTGTATAACGATTAGACGTTGTATCAATCATCTTGAGATTTTAGGAGTTGACCCCAAAATTCGTCAACTAGTTTCCATGTATATTGAAATGGCTTATCAAGAAGGGGTAAATGAAAAAGAAACTGCATATAAATAACCCTTAATCGCTTTGGATGAAATGTGTCCAAAGTTTTTTTGTGCTGTATTGCAGCTCATATTTCCTTATGTTTTTGGCGAAAATAGTCATAACTATAATTGTTAGGAGAGAATGCACTTTGAATTTAAAAAATGGAACAATATACGAAATTATCGACCCGAAATCACTTAATTTTAACTCTGCAGATCGTTTGAAAATTACCGCACACTTCCGTAATGTCATTTCATTTACTTTAGGTGATCAACAAGGCTACGGTTCAATGCCAGTTCAGCATTTACGTTACTTACTCAAAAGAAATTTCCTCAAAGAAATCATATAATTTATAGCCCAACTGACTTATTATTTACAGTACGCTGAGAGATATTAGTTGAATGAAATTCAATGTGTTTAGTAAGCTAATTGTAATTGAATGAGTTGGAGTGGTCTTAATATGTGGAATCCTTATTCACCATTTATTCAAACTGAGCGGCAAAGTTCTCTTTTTAATATTACAAAAGAATTATCAAATAAAGTTGGTAAACGAGCAACTCTGACAGATCACTATGGAAAGTTTCTAGACGACAACCTTAGAGATCTTAAAGACTATAACTATCAATCACTTTCTTTACCAAAAGCATTGGGTGGAGAAAATCTTTCCTTATACGAATTCGTCCTATTACAAGAAAAGCTAGCTGAGGGTGATGCTTCAGTTGCTTTATCAATTGGATGGCATTTAGGTATTGTTATGGAATTAAGAGATGAAGGTCTTTGGGATGAAGAAACATTTAATTGGATTGGTAAAGAAATTCA
This Pseudalkalibacillus berkeleyi DNA region includes the following protein-coding sequences:
- a CDS encoding beta-propeller domain-containing protein — translated: MKKWWMLCGLILMIAVFSIGSLKHQFQVVNNWAKAEEVVLQNKSWEVHFSKPVNENHLSDHIYVTNAEGEKQHVTVTINEDKRSILVHPPKEGYSLNTEYYTLHISNSLQAADGQILAQNRRHKFVVQETLPVIGTEENLTQYFERAMSQQKNITKATKVDLQDSSQPAMESASKSQDSIGSFSKTNTQVKGVDEADIVKNDGQYIYQIHNKNIVITKAVPADRMNVVSKISLRENGFTPTQLFLSADKLVVIGYAIQPSLHNHSSKQREMDTLIRPNHHFVHVKVINVHDRTTPIIEREMEIEGSYISARRINQKIYLISQYHPQHFPMLKIKVPNQELRPHIKDSAVTNEKNVIDYSDIQYFPGSNETNFLTVTVIDIHDKNEPAKNSTLLGGGNQIYMTNSNLYIAVHSYPKVTETRTREIAGPSTLIYKFSINDDTIKFIGSTEVEGSIINQFSMDEHDGNFRIATTTRFSRNGRGPSANHLFIFNDSLKLIGSVKGLAEGERIYSARFMGDRIYIVTFKEIDPLFVIDASNPRNPVVKGELKIPGFSNYLHPYDENHLIGFGQHTELIDNKHGEPFVQTNGIKISMFDVTDMENPKEKFTEIIEGRGTFSPLNYDHKALLFNKNKNLFAFPVQIYQSNNYGTNEFEFQGALVYNLSLERGFHLKRKISHSTKDQDYRSYTDDEIRRLVYINDTLYTVSNHKITAHEMGSYQKISEIKIH
- a CDS encoding DUF4395 domain-containing protein translates to MNHLQTIPRPLVRTNQWFILLSVVASWVSGQVWILVIPFIVGLSSLVFNINPVMKVARLFLTDHPSRYVQEDKDQQQFNQWIATILLTIALISGFLGAMTIYFVSSIFVATASFIAILGFCIGCFIRYQWNQYRFKRSQ
- a CDS encoding DinB family protein, whose protein sequence is MTFEVKEAIELLERTPNTLDVMLKGLSEQWIHCNEGEETWSAFDVVGHLIDGERNDWIKRVEIICSNDALKEFKPFDRFEHLERNRHRSLEELLVEFNQLRKENLAQLKSKMSEFNLDWTGVHPAFGQVTLRQLLSTWVVHDLNHISQIARVMAHRYKHDVGPWQAYLRVLK
- a CDS encoding alanine/glycine:cation symporter family protein, giving the protein MLETIVGFLNQYLWGYVLIAGLLGIGLYFSFATRFVQFRYLGEMTRVLFEKSTITDGKSISSFKSFCIGAATRIGTGNLAGVAVAIGLGGPGAVFWMWIVALLGGATSFIESTLAQVYKIKDKSAFRGGPAYYIQKGLGKRWLGIIFAVLIALTFGLIFNSVQSNTISAAYENAFNLNGTMIGIIITVLTGLVIFGGVHRIANVSAVVVPIMAVLYIILAIVVLVLNVGQIPAMFALIVKSAFGFEQAIGGGIGAAIMNGVKRGLFSNEAGMGSAPNAAATASVSHPAKQGFIQTLGVFLDTLIVCSATAFIILMSGLYKTGEVAGIQLLQDSLGDHVGNAATIFIAVAIFLFAFSSIIGSYYYGETNIEFIKESKPAIFTYRLATMAMVMVGAILPLSFVWTLADLFMALMTLINLIAIGLLGKVAFKVLKDYEMQRKEGKDPVFDPEKLGIENTECWGAETRSKKDIAG